In Sceloporus undulatus isolate JIND9_A2432 ecotype Alabama unplaced genomic scaffold, SceUnd_v1.1 scaffold_16879, whole genome shotgun sequence, the sequence GTTCCTACCTGCCCCCCCGTTCTGCCACGGCCATACTGCCGCCCTTCCTTGAACCCCGCGTCCCAATCTGTCCGGATGATGCGGTCGTCCAGCCGGGTTCCATTGATGTAGCGCATGGCGTGCTCAGCTTCTGCTCTTGTGTAGTatctggaaagttactttaaggAAAACCATCAAAAACTGTACAGGTCAAGCACATATACATTGTGTGAGCCCACTACTAACTGTGGTTTGTTTCATACAACCATAGAgctgcaagagaccacaagggccacccagtcaaccccattctaccacgcaggaagacacaaagcacccccaacagatggtccatccagcctctatttaaaaattcCAAAGGAGAATTCACCACTATCTGAGGGAACGTCTTCCAGTGTTTAACAGTTCTTTCCATCAGGAAAACCTGCccgatgttgaggtggaatctcttttcctgtagcttgcatccactgctctgagtcctgttctctggaacagcagaaaacaagcttgctccctcctcaatatggcatcccttcaaatatttaaacaaggctatcatatcacctcttagctgtctcttctcaaggctaaacatacccagctccttaggtttttcttcatagggcttcatggtttccaaacccttcaccattttagtggaatctcttttcctctcgtttgaatccattgctccgtgtccttttctctggagcttgctccatcctcaatatgacatcccttcaaatacttaaacagggcta encodes:
- the LOC121918558 gene encoding nuclear cap-binding protein subunit 2-like yields the protein YYTRAEAEHAMRYINGTRLDDRIIRTDWDAGFKEGRQYGRGRTGGQVRDEYRKDYDAGRGGFGKIVQMEKKNQEAAIY